One segment of Cyprinus carpio isolate SPL01 chromosome A17, ASM1834038v1, whole genome shotgun sequence DNA contains the following:
- the LOC109107056 gene encoding phospholipase DDHD1-like isoform X3: MYADTDRHPSPRDRMTLRLGNHEDPASDVRLDPRTSPVTGYLQTSRTEDRTNPAADVYHGTERLLGIRRAPWSSAARHRFELITELGPEEVRWFYREDKKTWKPFMGHDSLRIEIMYRRLNQERSRGGEEIPDGLDGGQSPLETSADTAVEAVCVRGGLYEVDVRNKECYPVYWNQQDRIPVMRGQWFIDGTWTPVEEDESDLIEKEHLACFRGQQIQDAFETDTLAKTVDRKDVLSHFPPFYLAFLFKWSGYQTSAKSHKRKRCQALHSLQLSRNHVDWYSVDEVYLYSDATTSKIARTVTQKLGFSKASSSGTRLHRGFVEEASLDDKPPQTTHIVFVVHGIGQKMDKDRIIKNTGMLREAVRKMEEKHFAEQTEEHVEFLPVEWRSKLALDGDTVESITPDKVRGLRDLLNSSAMDIMYYTSPLYRDEITKGLTQELNRLYSLFCSRNPQFESSGGKVSIISHSLGCVITFDIMTGWDPVRFCLQEHQDQLEGEDLHWTTNDERHLLEDVQLARRRLRDLQDQLQGLKASKPAPFPTLQFKVENFFCMGSPLAVFLALRGIRPGNTGDQDHIMPKSICRRLFNIFHPTDPVAYRLEPLVLKHYSNIAPVQIHWCNTISPTPYDEIRPTYLNTSKSAASDTENGSSPCSSPVLTRTHYGESITSLGKASILGAASIGKGIGGILFSHFSRSPSLPSAVDSGMGDSEDSQSTFTFSAMSPSSSSSLFDAAVEMEHRIDYELREGLVESRYWSAVTSHTAYWTSHDVALFLLTFIYKQQSTVQTENTSPM; the protein is encoded by the exons ATGTACGCAGACACGGACAGACACCCGTCACCACGGGACAGAATGACACTGAGACTCGGGAACCATGAGGATCCTGCCTCGGACGTCCGTCTGGACCCGCGCACATCTCCTGTCACCGGCTACCTCCAAACCAGCAGAACAGAAGACCGCACAAACCCTGCCGCAGACGTCTACCACGGTACGGAGCGTCTGCTCGGCATCCGGAGAGCGCCCTGGTCCAGCGCTGCCAGACACCGATTCGAGCTGATCACCGAGCTGGGACCCGAGGAGGTCCGGTGGTTTTACAGAGAGGACAAAAAGACATGGAAGCCCTTCATGGGACACGACTCTCTCAGGATAGAGATCATGTATCGCAGGTTAAACCAGGAAAGGAGCCGCGGCGGAGAGGAGATCCCTGATGGTCTTGATGGAGGTCAGTCGCCGCTGGAGACCAGCGCTGACACCGCTGTAGAAGCAGTGTGTGTCCGAGGAGGACTCTATGAAGTGGATGTGAGGAATAAAGAGTGCTATCCAGTGTACTGGAATC AACAGGATCGTATCCCTGTCATGAGAGGCCAGTGGTTCATTGATGGCACATGGACGCCTGTAGAGGAGGATGAGAGCGACCTCATTGAGAAAGAACACCTGGCGTGTTTCCGAGGACAACAGATACAGGACGCTTTTGAGACTGACACGCTGGCCAAGACTGTGGACAGAAAAGATG tTCTTTCCCATTTCCCCCCATTCTACCTCGCCTTTCTATTCAAATGGAGTGGATATCAGACGAGTGCTAAAAGTCACAAGCGAAAGCGATGCCAAG CCCTTCACAGTCTGCAGCTGAGCCGCAATCATGTGGACTGGTACAGCGTGGATGAGGTGTATCTGTATAGTGACGCCACCACGTCTAAGATCGCACGCACTGTCACGCAGAAGCTGGGCTTCTCTAAAG CCTCCAGCAGTGGCACCAGACTGCACCGCGGCTTCGTGGAAGAGGCCTCGCTGGACGATAAACCCCCTCAGACCACACACATTGTGTTTGTGGTCCACGGCATTGGACAGAAGATGGACAAGGATCGTATCATCAAAAACACTGGCAT GCTGCGGGAAGCTGTGAGGAAGATGGAGGAGAAGCACTTTGCTGAGCAGACAGAGGAACATGTGGAGTTCCTGCCGGTCGAGTGGCGCTCTAAACTGGCTTTAGACGGCG ACACAGTGGAGTCAATCACACCGGATAAAGTGAGAGGCCTGAGAGATTTACTCAACAGCAGCGCCATGGACATCATGTACTACACCAGCCCTCTCTACAGAGACGAG ATCACTAAAGGTTTGACGCAGGAGCTGAACCGCCTCTATTCTCTCTTCTGCTCACGAAACCCTCAGTTTGAGAGCAGCGGCGGCAAAGTGTCCATCATCTCCCACTCGCTGGGCTGCGTGATCACCTTTGATATCATGACAGGCTGGGATCCTGTGCGCTTCTGTCTGCAAGAACACCAGGATCAGCTGGAGGGAGAAGATTTGCACTGGACCACTAATGacgagcgccacctgctggaggACGTGCAACTAGCCAGACGGAG GTTACGAGATCTGCAAGATCAGCTTCAGGGCCTGAAGGCATCAAAACCTGCACCCTTCCCTACATTACAGTTTAAG GTGGAGAACTTCTTCTGCATGGGTTCTCCTCTGGCTGTGTTTCTGGCTTTGAGAGGCATCCGGCCCGGAAACACCGGCGACCAGGACCACATCATGCCCAAATCCATCTGCCGGCGCCTCTTCAACATCTTCCACCCGACAGATCCCGTG GCCTATCGACTGGAGCCTCTCGTTTTAAAGCACTACAGCAATATCGCACCTGTGCAAATACACTG GTGTAACACCATCAGCCCCACCCCGTACGATGAGATCAGACCCACATATCTGAACACGAGTAAGAGCGCAGCGTCCGACACGGAGAACGGCTCCAGCCCCTGCAGCTCACCTGTACTGACCAGGACACACTACGGAGAGTCCATCACCAGCCTGGGCAAGGCCAGCATTCTGG GCGCCGCTAGTATCGGGAAGGGCATCGGCGGGATTTTATTCTCTCATTTCTCTCGATCGCCCAGCCTGCCGTCAGCCGTGGATTCTGGGATGGGTGACAGTGAGGACAGCCAAAGCACTTTTACATTTTCAGCCATGTctccatcctcttcctcctctttatTCGATGCAGCAG TTGAGATGGAGCACCGCATCGACTACGAGCTTCGGGAGGGTTTGGTGGAGAGCCGCTATTGGTCAGCTGTGACCTCACACACGGCCTACTGGACGTCCCATGACGTCGCCCTGTTCCTCCTGACCTTCATATACAAGCAACAGAGCACAGTCCAGACAGAAAACACCAGTCCCATGTAG
- the LOC109107056 gene encoding phospholipase DDHD1-like isoform X1, producing the protein MSSLTKKTLFINNPGNKLSFGNRDLNDAFISLYDESIRRGMYADTDRHPSPRDRMTLRLGNHEDPASDVRLDPRTSPVTGYLQTSRTEDRTNPAADVYHGTERLLGIRRAPWSSAARHRFELITELGPEEVRWFYREDKKTWKPFMGHDSLRIEIMYRRLNQERSRGGEEIPDGLDGGQSPLETSADTAVEAVCVRGGLYEVDVRNKECYPVYWNQQDRIPVMRGQWFIDGTWTPVEEDESDLIEKEHLACFRGQQIQDAFETDTLAKTVDRKDVLSHFPPFYLAFLFKWSGYQTSAKSHKRKRCQALHSLQLSRNHVDWYSVDEVYLYSDATTSKIARTVTQKLGFSKASSSGTRLHRGFVEEASLDDKPPQTTHIVFVVHGIGQKMDKDRIIKNTGMLREAVRKMEEKHFAEQTEEHVEFLPVEWRSKLALDGDTVESITPDKVRGLRDLLNSSAMDIMYYTSPLYRDEITKGLTQELNRLYSLFCSRNPQFESSGGKVSIISHSLGCVITFDIMTGWDPVRFCLQEHQDQLEGEDLHWTTNDERHLLEDVQLARRRLRDLQDQLQGLKASKPAPFPTLQFKVENFFCMGSPLAVFLALRGIRPGNTGDQDHIMPKSICRRLFNIFHPTDPVAYRLEPLVLKHYSNIAPVQIHWCNTISPTPYDEIRPTYLNTSKSAASDTENGSSPCSSPVLTRTHYGESITSLGKASILGAASIGKGIGGILFSHFSRSPSLPSAVDSGMGDSEDSQSTFTFSAMSPSSSSSLFDAAVEMEHRIDYELREGLVESRYWSAVTSHTAYWTSHDVALFLLTFIYKQQSTVQTENTSPM; encoded by the exons ATGAGCAGTCTTACTAAGAAGACACTGTTTATTAACAATCCTGGCAATAAGCTGTCTTTTGGTAATAGAGATCTGAACGATGCCTTCATCAGCCTCTACGACGAGTCCATCAGGAGAGGGATGTACGCAGACACGGACAGACACCCGTCACCACGGGACAGAATGACACTGAGACTCGGGAACCATGAGGATCCTGCCTCGGACGTCCGTCTGGACCCGCGCACATCTCCTGTCACCGGCTACCTCCAAACCAGCAGAACAGAAGACCGCACAAACCCTGCCGCAGACGTCTACCACGGTACGGAGCGTCTGCTCGGCATCCGGAGAGCGCCCTGGTCCAGCGCTGCCAGACACCGATTCGAGCTGATCACCGAGCTGGGACCCGAGGAGGTCCGGTGGTTTTACAGAGAGGACAAAAAGACATGGAAGCCCTTCATGGGACACGACTCTCTCAGGATAGAGATCATGTATCGCAGGTTAAACCAGGAAAGGAGCCGCGGCGGAGAGGAGATCCCTGATGGTCTTGATGGAGGTCAGTCGCCGCTGGAGACCAGCGCTGACACCGCTGTAGAAGCAGTGTGTGTCCGAGGAGGACTCTATGAAGTGGATGTGAGGAATAAAGAGTGCTATCCAGTGTACTGGAATC AACAGGATCGTATCCCTGTCATGAGAGGCCAGTGGTTCATTGATGGCACATGGACGCCTGTAGAGGAGGATGAGAGCGACCTCATTGAGAAAGAACACCTGGCGTGTTTCCGAGGACAACAGATACAGGACGCTTTTGAGACTGACACGCTGGCCAAGACTGTGGACAGAAAAGATG tTCTTTCCCATTTCCCCCCATTCTACCTCGCCTTTCTATTCAAATGGAGTGGATATCAGACGAGTGCTAAAAGTCACAAGCGAAAGCGATGCCAAG CCCTTCACAGTCTGCAGCTGAGCCGCAATCATGTGGACTGGTACAGCGTGGATGAGGTGTATCTGTATAGTGACGCCACCACGTCTAAGATCGCACGCACTGTCACGCAGAAGCTGGGCTTCTCTAAAG CCTCCAGCAGTGGCACCAGACTGCACCGCGGCTTCGTGGAAGAGGCCTCGCTGGACGATAAACCCCCTCAGACCACACACATTGTGTTTGTGGTCCACGGCATTGGACAGAAGATGGACAAGGATCGTATCATCAAAAACACTGGCAT GCTGCGGGAAGCTGTGAGGAAGATGGAGGAGAAGCACTTTGCTGAGCAGACAGAGGAACATGTGGAGTTCCTGCCGGTCGAGTGGCGCTCTAAACTGGCTTTAGACGGCG ACACAGTGGAGTCAATCACACCGGATAAAGTGAGAGGCCTGAGAGATTTACTCAACAGCAGCGCCATGGACATCATGTACTACACCAGCCCTCTCTACAGAGACGAG ATCACTAAAGGTTTGACGCAGGAGCTGAACCGCCTCTATTCTCTCTTCTGCTCACGAAACCCTCAGTTTGAGAGCAGCGGCGGCAAAGTGTCCATCATCTCCCACTCGCTGGGCTGCGTGATCACCTTTGATATCATGACAGGCTGGGATCCTGTGCGCTTCTGTCTGCAAGAACACCAGGATCAGCTGGAGGGAGAAGATTTGCACTGGACCACTAATGacgagcgccacctgctggaggACGTGCAACTAGCCAGACGGAG GTTACGAGATCTGCAAGATCAGCTTCAGGGCCTGAAGGCATCAAAACCTGCACCCTTCCCTACATTACAGTTTAAG GTGGAGAACTTCTTCTGCATGGGTTCTCCTCTGGCTGTGTTTCTGGCTTTGAGAGGCATCCGGCCCGGAAACACCGGCGACCAGGACCACATCATGCCCAAATCCATCTGCCGGCGCCTCTTCAACATCTTCCACCCGACAGATCCCGTG GCCTATCGACTGGAGCCTCTCGTTTTAAAGCACTACAGCAATATCGCACCTGTGCAAATACACTG GTGTAACACCATCAGCCCCACCCCGTACGATGAGATCAGACCCACATATCTGAACACGAGTAAGAGCGCAGCGTCCGACACGGAGAACGGCTCCAGCCCCTGCAGCTCACCTGTACTGACCAGGACACACTACGGAGAGTCCATCACCAGCCTGGGCAAGGCCAGCATTCTGG GCGCCGCTAGTATCGGGAAGGGCATCGGCGGGATTTTATTCTCTCATTTCTCTCGATCGCCCAGCCTGCCGTCAGCCGTGGATTCTGGGATGGGTGACAGTGAGGACAGCCAAAGCACTTTTACATTTTCAGCCATGTctccatcctcttcctcctctttatTCGATGCAGCAG TTGAGATGGAGCACCGCATCGACTACGAGCTTCGGGAGGGTTTGGTGGAGAGCCGCTATTGGTCAGCTGTGACCTCACACACGGCCTACTGGACGTCCCATGACGTCGCCCTGTTCCTCCTGACCTTCATATACAAGCAACAGAGCACAGTCCAGACAGAAAACACCAGTCCCATGTAG
- the LOC109107056 gene encoding phospholipase DDHD1-like isoform X2 has protein sequence MSSLTKKTLFINNPGNKLSFGNRDLNDAFISLYDESIRRGMYADTDRHPSPRDRMTLRLGNHEDPASDVRLDPRTSPVTGYLQTSRTEDRTNPAADVYHGTERLLGIRRAPWSSAARHRFELITELGPEEVRWFYREDKKTWKPFMGHDSLRIEIMYRRLNQERSRGGEEIPDGLDGGQSPLETSADTAVEAVCVRGGLYEVDVRNKECYPVYWNQQDRIPVMRGQWFIDGTWTPVEEDESDLIEKEHLACFRGQQIQDAFETDTLAKTVDRKDALHSLQLSRNHVDWYSVDEVYLYSDATTSKIARTVTQKLGFSKASSSGTRLHRGFVEEASLDDKPPQTTHIVFVVHGIGQKMDKDRIIKNTGMLREAVRKMEEKHFAEQTEEHVEFLPVEWRSKLALDGDTVESITPDKVRGLRDLLNSSAMDIMYYTSPLYRDEITKGLTQELNRLYSLFCSRNPQFESSGGKVSIISHSLGCVITFDIMTGWDPVRFCLQEHQDQLEGEDLHWTTNDERHLLEDVQLARRRLRDLQDQLQGLKASKPAPFPTLQFKVENFFCMGSPLAVFLALRGIRPGNTGDQDHIMPKSICRRLFNIFHPTDPVAYRLEPLVLKHYSNIAPVQIHWCNTISPTPYDEIRPTYLNTSKSAASDTENGSSPCSSPVLTRTHYGESITSLGKASILGAASIGKGIGGILFSHFSRSPSLPSAVDSGMGDSEDSQSTFTFSAMSPSSSSSLFDAAVEMEHRIDYELREGLVESRYWSAVTSHTAYWTSHDVALFLLTFIYKQQSTVQTENTSPM, from the exons ATGAGCAGTCTTACTAAGAAGACACTGTTTATTAACAATCCTGGCAATAAGCTGTCTTTTGGTAATAGAGATCTGAACGATGCCTTCATCAGCCTCTACGACGAGTCCATCAGGAGAGGGATGTACGCAGACACGGACAGACACCCGTCACCACGGGACAGAATGACACTGAGACTCGGGAACCATGAGGATCCTGCCTCGGACGTCCGTCTGGACCCGCGCACATCTCCTGTCACCGGCTACCTCCAAACCAGCAGAACAGAAGACCGCACAAACCCTGCCGCAGACGTCTACCACGGTACGGAGCGTCTGCTCGGCATCCGGAGAGCGCCCTGGTCCAGCGCTGCCAGACACCGATTCGAGCTGATCACCGAGCTGGGACCCGAGGAGGTCCGGTGGTTTTACAGAGAGGACAAAAAGACATGGAAGCCCTTCATGGGACACGACTCTCTCAGGATAGAGATCATGTATCGCAGGTTAAACCAGGAAAGGAGCCGCGGCGGAGAGGAGATCCCTGATGGTCTTGATGGAGGTCAGTCGCCGCTGGAGACCAGCGCTGACACCGCTGTAGAAGCAGTGTGTGTCCGAGGAGGACTCTATGAAGTGGATGTGAGGAATAAAGAGTGCTATCCAGTGTACTGGAATC AACAGGATCGTATCCCTGTCATGAGAGGCCAGTGGTTCATTGATGGCACATGGACGCCTGTAGAGGAGGATGAGAGCGACCTCATTGAGAAAGAACACCTGGCGTGTTTCCGAGGACAACAGATACAGGACGCTTTTGAGACTGACACGCTGGCCAAGACTGTGGACAGAAAAGATG CCCTTCACAGTCTGCAGCTGAGCCGCAATCATGTGGACTGGTACAGCGTGGATGAGGTGTATCTGTATAGTGACGCCACCACGTCTAAGATCGCACGCACTGTCACGCAGAAGCTGGGCTTCTCTAAAG CCTCCAGCAGTGGCACCAGACTGCACCGCGGCTTCGTGGAAGAGGCCTCGCTGGACGATAAACCCCCTCAGACCACACACATTGTGTTTGTGGTCCACGGCATTGGACAGAAGATGGACAAGGATCGTATCATCAAAAACACTGGCAT GCTGCGGGAAGCTGTGAGGAAGATGGAGGAGAAGCACTTTGCTGAGCAGACAGAGGAACATGTGGAGTTCCTGCCGGTCGAGTGGCGCTCTAAACTGGCTTTAGACGGCG ACACAGTGGAGTCAATCACACCGGATAAAGTGAGAGGCCTGAGAGATTTACTCAACAGCAGCGCCATGGACATCATGTACTACACCAGCCCTCTCTACAGAGACGAG ATCACTAAAGGTTTGACGCAGGAGCTGAACCGCCTCTATTCTCTCTTCTGCTCACGAAACCCTCAGTTTGAGAGCAGCGGCGGCAAAGTGTCCATCATCTCCCACTCGCTGGGCTGCGTGATCACCTTTGATATCATGACAGGCTGGGATCCTGTGCGCTTCTGTCTGCAAGAACACCAGGATCAGCTGGAGGGAGAAGATTTGCACTGGACCACTAATGacgagcgccacctgctggaggACGTGCAACTAGCCAGACGGAG GTTACGAGATCTGCAAGATCAGCTTCAGGGCCTGAAGGCATCAAAACCTGCACCCTTCCCTACATTACAGTTTAAG GTGGAGAACTTCTTCTGCATGGGTTCTCCTCTGGCTGTGTTTCTGGCTTTGAGAGGCATCCGGCCCGGAAACACCGGCGACCAGGACCACATCATGCCCAAATCCATCTGCCGGCGCCTCTTCAACATCTTCCACCCGACAGATCCCGTG GCCTATCGACTGGAGCCTCTCGTTTTAAAGCACTACAGCAATATCGCACCTGTGCAAATACACTG GTGTAACACCATCAGCCCCACCCCGTACGATGAGATCAGACCCACATATCTGAACACGAGTAAGAGCGCAGCGTCCGACACGGAGAACGGCTCCAGCCCCTGCAGCTCACCTGTACTGACCAGGACACACTACGGAGAGTCCATCACCAGCCTGGGCAAGGCCAGCATTCTGG GCGCCGCTAGTATCGGGAAGGGCATCGGCGGGATTTTATTCTCTCATTTCTCTCGATCGCCCAGCCTGCCGTCAGCCGTGGATTCTGGGATGGGTGACAGTGAGGACAGCCAAAGCACTTTTACATTTTCAGCCATGTctccatcctcttcctcctctttatTCGATGCAGCAG TTGAGATGGAGCACCGCATCGACTACGAGCTTCGGGAGGGTTTGGTGGAGAGCCGCTATTGGTCAGCTGTGACCTCACACACGGCCTACTGGACGTCCCATGACGTCGCCCTGTTCCTCCTGACCTTCATATACAAGCAACAGAGCACAGTCCAGACAGAAAACACCAGTCCCATGTAG